A genomic stretch from Candidatus Methylomirabilota bacterium includes:
- a CDS encoding TetR/AcrR family transcriptional regulator: MKQQRGKPRRVNRAHLISMAADLFRAKGFDGTTLEDISKQTGVSRFKLYAWFGSKEGILKAAFDATWAHINEKVVAKLGPELNFRQTLDVLLSVTLDFAERRDPIAALFLQFSRREGIDGHLQPEVLRFNRILENAINRAVERGEIHPIRPPLLRSILFALGEGLLYQAYLAENRPGVEVGFELTEIPQALMRIIEPLFTTEVR; this comes from the coding sequence GTGAAACAGCAGCGCGGGAAGCCCCGGCGGGTGAATCGGGCCCACCTGATCAGCATGGCGGCTGACCTGTTCCGGGCCAAGGGGTTCGATGGCACCACCCTGGAGGACATCAGCAAGCAGACGGGTGTGTCGCGCTTCAAGCTTTACGCGTGGTTCGGGAGCAAGGAGGGGATTCTCAAGGCCGCCTTCGACGCCACCTGGGCGCACATCAACGAGAAGGTGGTGGCCAAGCTCGGTCCCGAGCTGAACTTTCGGCAGACGCTGGACGTCCTCCTCTCTGTCACCCTCGATTTCGCCGAGCGGCGTGACCCGATCGCGGCGCTGTTCCTCCAGTTCTCCAGGCGGGAGGGCATCGACGGGCACCTGCAGCCCGAGGTCCTCCGCTTCAACCGAATCCTGGAGAACGCGATCAACCGGGCGGTGGAGCGGGGAGAGATTCACCCAATAAGGCCCCCGCTGCTCAGGAGCATCCTGTTCGCTCTCGGGGAGGGACTCTTGTACCAGGCGTACCTGGCCGAGAACCGCCCCGGCGTCGAGGTGGGCTTCGAGCTCACAGAGATCCCCCAGGCGCTGATGCGAATCATCGAGCCGCTCTTCACGACGGAGGTGCGTTAG